In Streptomyces sp. NBC_00306, a single genomic region encodes these proteins:
- a CDS encoding DMT family transporter: protein MTVLVAVAVLIAAVTHASWNAIAHTVHDQLVGFTLIGGGAAVIGAVLACFTPVPAAGAWPYLVVSALLHIGYQALLMRSFSLGDFGQMYPIARGTAPLVVTVLATVFVGERLNGWQLAGVVLASAGLVGVALWGFRGKGARPHWPALLAALATGLSIAAYTVVDGVGVRASGSAVGYIAWLMILEGLLIPAYAVHVYRGSLVARMKPYAVRGLLGAALSMAAYGLVLWAQTRAPLAPVAALRESSIIVGAAIGAVFFKERFGAPRIAAAGLMVVGIGLMLRAG, encoded by the coding sequence GTGACGGTACTGGTCGCCGTAGCGGTTCTCATCGCGGCGGTCACGCACGCCAGTTGGAACGCGATCGCACACACCGTCCACGATCAGCTCGTCGGCTTCACGCTCATCGGCGGAGGAGCCGCGGTCATCGGCGCCGTTCTGGCCTGTTTCACCCCGGTGCCGGCCGCCGGGGCGTGGCCGTATCTGGTCGTCTCCGCGCTGCTGCACATCGGCTACCAGGCCCTGCTGATGCGGTCGTTCTCGCTGGGCGACTTCGGCCAGATGTATCCGATCGCCCGGGGCACCGCCCCGCTGGTGGTGACGGTCCTGGCCACGGTGTTCGTCGGCGAGCGGCTCAACGGCTGGCAGCTGGCCGGTGTGGTGCTGGCCTCCGCGGGTCTGGTCGGAGTGGCGCTGTGGGGCTTTCGCGGGAAGGGCGCCCGGCCGCACTGGCCCGCCCTGCTGGCCGCGCTGGCGACCGGCCTGTCGATCGCCGCGTACACGGTCGTGGACGGCGTCGGCGTGCGCGCCTCGGGATCGGCGGTCGGCTACATCGCCTGGCTGATGATCCTGGAGGGCCTGCTGATCCCGGCGTACGCCGTGCATGTGTACCGGGGCTCGCTGGTGGCCCGGATGAAGCCGTACGCGGTACGCGGCCTGCTCGGCGCGGCGCTGTCGATGGCGGCGTACGGGCTGGTGCTGTGGGCGCAGACACGGGCGCCGCTGGCGCCGGTCGCGGCGCTGCGGGAGTCGTCGATCATCGTGGGCGCGGCGATAGGCGCGGTCTTCTTCAAGGAGCGGTTCGGCGCCCCGCGTATCGCGGCGGCGGGTCTGATGGTCGTCGGCATCGGTCTGATGCTGCGGGCGGGCTGA
- a CDS encoding VOC family protein — protein sequence MTARIDLTLDCTDAQRLAEFWKLALGYIDEPPPPPFATREEWLAQFDLPEDDEDDAAWLCDPQGAGPRLSILKVPEPKTAKNRLHIDIQVPGHGSDEERWSRIRAEADRLVAAGATVQHVFDGHHITMADPEGNEFCVAAGPADRT from the coding sequence ATGACAGCCAGAATCGATCTCACCCTCGACTGCACGGACGCGCAACGGCTGGCGGAGTTCTGGAAGCTGGCGCTCGGGTACATCGACGAGCCTCCGCCGCCGCCGTTCGCCACCCGCGAGGAGTGGCTCGCGCAGTTCGACCTGCCGGAGGACGACGAGGACGACGCGGCATGGCTCTGCGATCCGCAGGGTGCGGGACCGCGGCTCTCGATCCTCAAGGTGCCCGAGCCGAAGACCGCGAAGAACCGGCTGCACATCGACATCCAGGTGCCGGGGCACGGCAGCGACGAGGAGCGGTGGAGCAGGATCCGGGCGGAGGCGGACCGGCTGGTCGCGGCGGGCGCCACCGTCCAGCATGTCTTCGACGGCCATCACATCACCATGGCCGACCCGGAGGGCAACGAGTTCTGCGTCGCCGCCGGCCCGGCAGATCGGACCTGA
- a CDS encoding SDR family NAD(P)-dependent oxidoreductase, producing MSSGSGSGGPGRFEGQGVLITGAARGIGEAIARRLASEGARVLVTDLDAEAAARTAEDIPGAGSLGCDVADRAQVEAAVAHAVERFGALHVLVNNAYSCAPDTPRLEDQPDDTWARDLDISLTGAFRCARAALPHLEASGAGAIVNIGSVNAEQDFGNHAYSAAKAGLASLTRTLAGDAAPRGVRVNQVNPGTVRTPSWAGREESLAALGRVYPLGRVGEPEDIAAAVAFLASRDAAWITGITLRVDGGLLAVNTGFDEVIAPHRVTWAQQD from the coding sequence ATGAGCAGCGGAAGCGGCAGCGGCGGACCCGGGCGGTTCGAGGGACAGGGCGTACTGATCACCGGCGCGGCGCGGGGGATCGGCGAGGCGATCGCACGACGGCTCGCCTCCGAAGGCGCCCGCGTCCTGGTCACCGACCTGGACGCGGAGGCCGCGGCGCGGACCGCCGAGGACATCCCCGGAGCCGGCTCCCTCGGCTGTGACGTCGCAGACCGCGCCCAGGTCGAGGCGGCCGTGGCGCACGCCGTCGAACGGTTCGGCGCCCTGCACGTCCTGGTCAACAACGCCTACTCCTGCGCCCCCGACACCCCGAGGCTGGAGGACCAGCCCGACGACACCTGGGCACGCGACCTCGACATCTCGCTCACCGGGGCCTTCCGCTGCGCCCGCGCGGCCCTGCCGCATCTGGAGGCCTCCGGCGCCGGCGCGATCGTCAACATCGGCTCCGTCAACGCCGAACAGGACTTCGGCAACCACGCCTACAGCGCGGCCAAGGCGGGCCTCGCCTCGCTCACCCGCACGCTGGCGGGCGACGCGGCACCTCGCGGCGTGCGCGTGAACCAGGTCAACCCGGGGACCGTCCGTACGCCGTCGTGGGCGGGCCGCGAGGAGAGCCTCGCGGCACTCGGCCGGGTCTACCCCCTCGGCCGCGTCGGTGAGCCGGAGGACATCGCGGCGGCCGTCGCCTTCCTGGCCTCGCGGGACGCGGCCTGGATCACCGGCATCACCCTGCGGGTGGACGGCGGCCTGCTCGCGGTGAACACGGGGTTCGACGAGGTGATCGCGCCGCACCGGGTGACATGGGCGCAGCAGGACTGA
- a CDS encoding serine hydrolase domain-containing protein codes for MDVRGTVAAGFEPVQDAFLRNFEQRGDRGAAVAVYRDGKKVVDLWAGTRDVDGTEPWAVDTAQIVRSATKGVAAAVVLLLHQRGQIDLDAPVGTYWPEFKAAGKDRVVVRQLLSHRAGVPVLDRPLTTAEACDGVSGPAALAAQHPAWDPGTAHGYHAQTYSWLIGELVRRVTGRTIGRWVAEEIARPLGLDFWIGLPQDEAHRVGRIGPVPEPETADGGGLKLRPKPAVVEAYHNPDSLTRRAFGAIDPLPDENDPVYRAAELPASGGISTARALARFYAATIGTVDGGPRLFAPATLTLARTEESAGPDRVLIVNTRYGLGFMLHGPAAPMLGPGSFGHPGRGGSLGFADPESGIALGYVTNGMRKGVTADPRAQALIRAVRSAL; via the coding sequence GTGGATGTCCGGGGCACGGTGGCGGCAGGCTTCGAGCCGGTCCAGGACGCCTTCCTACGCAACTTCGAACAGCGCGGTGACCGGGGCGCGGCCGTCGCCGTCTACCGGGACGGGAAGAAGGTCGTCGACCTCTGGGCCGGCACACGTGACGTGGACGGCACCGAACCGTGGGCCGTGGACACCGCACAGATCGTCCGCTCCGCCACCAAGGGTGTCGCGGCGGCCGTCGTCCTCCTGCTCCACCAGCGCGGCCAGATCGACCTGGACGCCCCCGTCGGCACGTACTGGCCCGAGTTCAAGGCGGCCGGCAAGGACCGCGTCGTCGTACGGCAGTTGCTCTCCCACCGCGCCGGAGTGCCCGTGCTCGACCGGCCGCTGACCACGGCGGAGGCCTGCGACGGTGTCAGCGGGCCCGCCGCTCTGGCCGCGCAGCACCCCGCCTGGGACCCCGGAACCGCTCACGGCTACCACGCGCAGACCTACAGCTGGCTGATCGGCGAACTCGTCCGCCGGGTCACCGGCCGGACCATCGGCCGCTGGGTCGCCGAGGAGATCGCCCGCCCGCTCGGCCTCGACTTCTGGATCGGACTGCCGCAGGACGAAGCCCACCGTGTGGGCCGCATCGGGCCGGTGCCCGAGCCGGAGACGGCCGACGGCGGCGGGCTCAAACTGCGGCCCAAGCCGGCCGTCGTGGAGGCCTACCACAATCCCGACTCCCTCACCCGCCGTGCGTTCGGGGCCATCGACCCCCTGCCCGACGAGAACGACCCGGTCTACCGCGCCGCCGAACTCCCGGCCTCCGGCGGCATCTCCACCGCCCGCGCCCTCGCCCGCTTCTACGCCGCCACGATCGGCACGGTCGACGGCGGCCCGCGGCTGTTCGCCCCGGCCACCCTCACCCTCGCCCGCACCGAGGAGTCGGCCGGCCCCGACCGCGTCCTGATCGTCAACACCCGCTACGGCCTCGGTTTCATGCTCCACGGCCCGGCCGCCCCGATGCTCGGCCCGGGATCGTTCGGCCACCCCGGCCGCGGCGGCTCCCTCGGCTTCGCCGACCCCGAGTCGGGCATCGCGCTCGGCTATGTGACCAACGGGATGCGCAAGGGCGTCACCGCGGACCCCCGTGCCCAGGCGCTGATCCGGGCGGTACGTTCGGCGCTATGA
- a CDS encoding energy-coupling factor ABC transporter ATP-binding protein translates to MDAVTNDPNDPHDPVTNAPADATPPSLEVTGLAYAYPDGHQALFGVDLTVGRGERVALLGPNGAGKTTLVLHLNGILAGGAGTVSVAGLPVAKRHLAEIRRRVGIVFQDPDDQLFMPTVREDVAFGPAASGLRGPELEARVVAALTQVGMAEFADRPPHHLSFGQRRRVAVATVLAMEPEILVLDEPSSNLDPASRRELADILRSLDVTVLMVTHDLPYALELCPRAVILSEGIIAADGRTQDLLGDDALMRKHRLELPFGFDPKSVTMGA, encoded by the coding sequence ATGGACGCTGTGACAAACGACCCGAACGACCCGCACGACCCGGTGACGAACGCCCCGGCCGACGCGACGCCCCCGTCCCTCGAAGTGACGGGGCTCGCCTACGCCTATCCGGACGGGCATCAGGCGCTCTTCGGCGTCGACCTGACGGTCGGGCGCGGTGAGCGGGTCGCCCTGCTCGGCCCCAACGGCGCGGGCAAGACCACCCTCGTCCTCCATCTCAACGGCATCCTGGCCGGCGGCGCGGGGACCGTGTCCGTCGCCGGACTCCCGGTCGCCAAGCGGCATCTCGCGGAGATCCGCCGCCGCGTCGGCATCGTCTTCCAGGACCCGGACGATCAGCTGTTCATGCCCACGGTCCGCGAGGACGTGGCCTTCGGACCCGCGGCCTCGGGCCTGCGCGGCCCGGAGCTCGAAGCGCGCGTCGTGGCGGCGCTGACGCAGGTGGGCATGGCGGAGTTCGCCGACCGGCCCCCGCACCATCTCTCCTTCGGCCAGCGCCGCCGGGTCGCGGTCGCCACCGTGCTCGCGATGGAGCCGGAGATCCTCGTGCTGGACGAACCGTCGTCCAACCTCGACCCGGCCTCACGGCGAGAACTCGCCGACATCCTGCGGTCGTTGGACGTCACCGTCCTGATGGTCACGCACGATCTGCCGTACGCCCTGGAACTCTGTCCGCGTGCGGTGATCCTCAGCGAGGGCATCATCGCCGCCGACGGGCGTACGCAGGACCTCCTGGGCGACGACGCCCTGATGCGCAAGCACCGCCTCGAACTGCCCTTCGGCTTCGACCCGAAGTCCGTGACCATGGGCGCGTGA
- the cbiQ gene encoding cobalt ECF transporter T component CbiQ gives MGAGHSHKLYRHGHSPVHELPAHCKLVAVFCFVLVVVSTPREAVWAFGLYAVLLATVAAVARVPAGYLLRRLLIEIPFVAFALLMPFVVPGEQVSFLGLSLSVPGLWGAWNILAKGTLGVAASVILASTTELRSLLLGLQRLRLPPLLVQIASFMIRYGDVIADEMRRMSIARRSRGFEAKGMRHWGVLAKSAGALFIRSYERGERVHLAMVSRGYTGTMPVIDEVTASRTQWSYAAALPVTALAVCLLGWTL, from the coding sequence ATGGGCGCCGGCCACAGCCACAAGCTCTACCGGCACGGGCACTCGCCCGTGCACGAGCTCCCAGCGCACTGCAAGCTGGTCGCCGTCTTCTGCTTCGTGCTGGTCGTGGTCTCCACACCGCGCGAGGCGGTGTGGGCCTTCGGGCTGTACGCGGTGCTGCTGGCCACGGTCGCGGCCGTGGCCCGGGTGCCCGCCGGGTATCTGCTGCGCCGGCTGCTCATCGAGATCCCGTTCGTCGCCTTCGCGCTCCTGATGCCCTTCGTCGTGCCCGGCGAGCAGGTCTCCTTCCTCGGCCTCTCGCTGAGCGTCCCGGGCCTGTGGGGCGCGTGGAACATCCTCGCCAAGGGCACGCTCGGCGTCGCCGCGTCCGTGATCCTCGCCTCGACGACCGAGCTGCGCTCGCTGCTGCTCGGGCTCCAGCGGCTCAGGCTGCCGCCCCTGCTGGTCCAGATCGCCTCCTTCATGATCCGCTACGGCGATGTCATCGCGGACGAGATGCGCCGTATGTCGATCGCCCGCCGTTCGCGCGGCTTCGAGGCGAAAGGGATGCGGCACTGGGGCGTGCTCGCCAAATCCGCGGGCGCGCTGTTCATCCGCTCCTACGAGCGCGGCGAGAGGGTGCACCTGGCGATGGTGAGCCGGGGATACACCGGGACGATGCCCGTGATCGACGAGGTCACCGCGTCCCGGACGCAGTGGTCGTACGCGGCGGCCCTCCCCGTGACCGCGCTCGCGGTCTGTCTGCTGGGATGGACGCTGTGA
- a CDS encoding energy-coupling factor ABC transporter permease produces the protein MHVPDGFINAPVSVAAGVAAAGAVAVSLRGARRELGGSSLALSGAERTAPLAGLVAAFIFAVQMLNFPVAAGTSGHLLGGALAAILVGPYTGVLCIAVVLLMQGVLFADGGLTALGVNITVMGVVTVLVAYGLFRGLLAVLPRKRRSITVASFVAALVSVPAAAAAFTLLYAIGGTTDVPIGKVLTAMVGVHVLIGIGEAVITMLTVGAVIAVRPDLVHGARGLTTPLKLRVGGELVDAQPVAPEPVAARSPRTVWLAGLATAVVLAGFVSFYASASPDGLEKVAADKGIDKKVEEHAAADSPLADYGVADVSNARISGGLAGVIGVGSTVLVGSGIFYVVVRRRRASESEATRVPDSV, from the coding sequence ATGCATGTCCCCGACGGATTCATCAACGCCCCGGTGTCGGTGGCCGCCGGTGTCGCCGCCGCCGGCGCGGTCGCCGTCAGCCTCCGCGGCGCCCGCCGTGAGCTGGGCGGATCCTCCCTCGCACTGAGCGGCGCCGAGCGCACCGCGCCGCTGGCGGGCCTCGTCGCCGCCTTCATCTTTGCCGTACAGATGCTCAACTTTCCCGTCGCGGCCGGCACCAGCGGACATCTGCTGGGCGGCGCGCTCGCCGCGATACTCGTCGGTCCTTACACCGGCGTGCTCTGCATCGCCGTCGTTCTGCTGATGCAGGGAGTGCTCTTCGCGGACGGCGGCCTCACCGCGCTCGGCGTGAACATCACCGTCATGGGCGTCGTCACGGTCCTCGTCGCCTACGGGCTGTTCCGCGGACTGCTGGCGGTCCTGCCCCGCAAGCGCCGCTCGATCACCGTCGCCTCCTTCGTCGCCGCGCTGGTCTCCGTACCGGCCGCCGCCGCTGCCTTCACCCTGCTCTACGCGATCGGCGGGACCACCGACGTCCCGATCGGCAAGGTCCTCACCGCGATGGTCGGCGTCCATGTCCTCATCGGCATCGGCGAGGCCGTGATCACCATGCTCACCGTCGGCGCCGTCATCGCCGTCCGGCCCGACCTCGTCCACGGCGCCCGCGGTCTGACCACCCCGCTGAAGCTCCGCGTCGGCGGCGAGCTGGTCGACGCCCAGCCCGTCGCCCCCGAGCCGGTCGCCGCGCGGTCGCCGCGCACGGTCTGGCTGGCCGGCCTCGCCACCGCCGTCGTCCTCGCCGGCTTCGTGTCCTTCTACGCCTCCGCCAGCCCCGACGGCCTGGAGAAGGTCGCCGCCGACAAGGGCATCGACAAGAAGGTCGAGGAGCACGCGGCCGCCGACTCCCCGCTCGCCGACTACGGGGTCGCCGACGTCTCGAACGCCCGGATCTCCGGCGGTCTCGCGGGCGTCATCGGCGTCGGCTCGACCGTCTTGGTGGGCAGCGGCATCTTCTACGTCGTCGTGCGCCGCCGCCGGGCCTCCGAGTCCGAGGCCACCCGCGTCCCCGACTCCGTCTGA
- a CDS encoding SsgA family sporulation/cell division regulator has product MSTVIEEHAWARIVTDAPQHRPVRVALWYEPTDAPQSVRFTFPDGREWTFPRELLEKGLRVPVRRGDVEVWPCGRVQTVVEFHTSDGVAVVQFDSKALMRFLRHTYAVAAPAAPQG; this is encoded by the coding sequence ATGTCCACGGTCATCGAAGAACACGCATGGGCACGCATCGTCACGGACGCTCCTCAGCACAGGCCGGTCCGCGTCGCCCTCTGGTACGAACCGACGGACGCGCCGCAGTCCGTCCGCTTCACGTTCCCCGACGGACGCGAGTGGACCTTCCCGCGCGAGCTGCTGGAGAAGGGACTGCGCGTCCCCGTGCGCCGCGGCGATGTCGAGGTCTGGCCGTGCGGCCGGGTCCAGACGGTTGTGGAGTTCCACACCTCGGACGGCGTAGCGGTGGTGCAGTTCGACTCCAAGGCGCTGATGCGCTTCCTGCGGCACACGTACGCGGTGGCCGCACCCGCCGCCCCCCAGGGGTGA
- a CDS encoding MMPL family transporter: MATFLYKLGRSAFRRRKLVLLLWVALLALAGVGAASASTATSSSFSIPGTEAQKAFDLLEERFPGASPDGATARVVFKAPSGEKMTQADNKAEVNKAVADLKAGSDQIASVTDPYTANAVSKDGSTAYVAVTYKVNGMELTDETREALEKTGHQAQGTGLTVEIGGDALQTVPETGAGEIIGVAIAAVVLVITFGSLVAAGLPLLTAIIGVGIGISTITALANVLDLGSTTSTLAMMIGLAVGIDYALFIVSRYRAELAEGREQEDAAGRAVGTAGSAVVFAGLTVVIALVGLAVVNIPMLSKMGFAAAGTVVIAVLIALTLIPALLGFAGKRVLGRKVRKGKPVTDKPNMGTRWSRFVLRRPVMVLLAGVVGLGAIAIPAASLEMGLPDDGSQPVSTTQRKAYDMLSDGFGPGFNGPLLVVVDGDKSAADRTVEAIKGLEGAAAVTPATLNKAGDTAMITVIPKDRPSSVATEDLVHSIRDSSGDDVLVSGATAMNIDFSQRMNDALLPYLALVVGLAFLLLMVVFRSLLVPLKAALGFLLSVVAALGAVVAVFQWGWLGSLFGVEQTGPIMSMMPIFMVGVVFGLAMDYEVFLVTRMREAYVHGERPGAAIVTGFQHGARVVSAAAVIMIAVFSGFIGSSEQMIKMIGFGLAIAVFFDAFVVRMAVVPAVLALLGHKAWWLPRWLDRLLPNVDVEGEKLHKQLTSKDDGVSPEDPDEERNLVRV; this comes from the coding sequence GTGGCCACGTTCCTCTACAAACTCGGGCGGTCCGCCTTCCGGCGCCGCAAACTCGTCCTGCTGCTGTGGGTCGCTCTGCTCGCGCTCGCCGGGGTCGGTGCGGCCTCCGCGTCCACCGCCACCTCGTCGTCCTTCTCGATACCCGGCACCGAGGCGCAGAAGGCCTTCGACCTGCTGGAAGAACGGTTCCCCGGGGCCAGCCCCGACGGTGCGACCGCACGTGTCGTCTTCAAGGCCCCGAGCGGCGAGAAGATGACCCAGGCGGACAACAAGGCCGAGGTGAACAAGGCGGTCGCCGACCTCAAGGCCGGCTCCGACCAGATCGCCTCCGTCACCGACCCGTACACCGCGAACGCGGTCTCCAAGGACGGTTCGACGGCCTACGTCGCGGTCACCTACAAGGTCAACGGCATGGAGCTGACCGACGAGACCCGGGAGGCGCTGGAGAAGACGGGCCACCAGGCGCAGGGCACCGGACTGACCGTCGAGATCGGCGGCGACGCGCTGCAGACCGTCCCGGAGACCGGAGCGGGCGAGATCATCGGTGTCGCGATCGCCGCGGTCGTCCTGGTCATCACCTTCGGCTCGCTCGTCGCGGCCGGGCTGCCGCTGCTCACCGCGATCATCGGTGTCGGCATCGGCATCTCCACGATCACGGCACTGGCTAACGTCCTCGACCTCGGGTCCACCACCTCCACGCTGGCGATGATGATCGGCCTCGCGGTCGGCATCGACTACGCCCTCTTCATCGTCTCGCGCTACCGGGCCGAACTCGCCGAGGGGCGTGAGCAGGAGGACGCGGCCGGCCGGGCCGTCGGCACCGCAGGCTCCGCCGTCGTCTTCGCGGGCCTGACCGTGGTCATCGCCCTCGTCGGCCTCGCCGTCGTCAACATTCCGATGCTCAGCAAGATGGGCTTCGCCGCGGCGGGCACCGTCGTGATCGCCGTTCTCATCGCGCTCACCCTCATCCCCGCCCTGCTCGGCTTCGCCGGCAAGCGGGTGCTCGGCCGCAAGGTCCGCAAGGGCAAGCCGGTCACCGACAAGCCGAACATGGGCACCCGCTGGTCCCGCTTCGTGCTGCGCCGGCCGGTCATGGTGCTGCTCGCCGGTGTGGTGGGCCTCGGCGCCATCGCCATCCCGGCGGCGTCGCTGGAGATGGGACTGCCCGACGACGGCTCGCAGCCGGTCAGCACCACGCAGCGCAAGGCCTACGACATGCTGTCCGACGGCTTCGGCCCCGGTTTCAACGGGCCGCTGCTGGTGGTCGTCGACGGCGACAAGAGCGCCGCGGACCGCACGGTCGAGGCGATCAAGGGCCTGGAAGGCGCCGCGGCGGTCACCCCCGCGACGCTCAACAAGGCCGGCGACACCGCGATGATCACGGTCATCCCGAAGGACCGTCCGTCCTCGGTCGCCACCGAGGACCTGGTCCACTCCATCCGTGACTCCAGCGGCGACGACGTGCTCGTCAGTGGTGCCACCGCGATGAACATCGACTTCTCGCAGCGCATGAACGACGCCCTGCTGCCCTACCTCGCCCTGGTCGTCGGACTCGCGTTCCTGCTGCTGATGGTGGTCTTCAGGTCGCTGCTCGTACCGCTGAAGGCGGCCCTCGGCTTCCTGCTCTCCGTCGTCGCCGCACTGGGCGCGGTCGTCGCCGTCTTCCAGTGGGGCTGGCTGGGATCGCTGTTCGGGGTCGAGCAGACCGGGCCGATCATGTCGATGATGCCGATCTTCATGGTGGGTGTCGTCTTCGGCCTGGCGATGGACTACGAGGTCTTCCTCGTCACCCGCATGCGGGAGGCGTACGTCCACGGGGAGCGGCCGGGTGCGGCGATCGTCACCGGCTTCCAGCACGGTGCCCGCGTCGTCAGCGCCGCCGCGGTGATCATGATCGCCGTCTTCTCCGGATTCATCGGGTCCAGCGAGCAGATGATCAAGATGATCGGCTTCGGCCTCGCGATCGCGGTGTTCTTCGACGCCTTCGTGGTCCGGATGGCCGTTGTGCCGGCGGTCCTCGCCCTGCTCGGCCACAAGGCCTGGTGGCTGCCGCGCTGGCTGGACCGGCTGCTGCCGAACGTCGACGTCGAGGGCGAGAAGCTGCACAAGCAGCTGACCTCGAAGGACGACGGCGTCAGCCCCGAAGACCCGGACGAGGAGCGCAATCTGGTGCGCGTCTGA